From a single Rhinolophus ferrumequinum isolate MPI-CBG mRhiFer1 chromosome 15, mRhiFer1_v1.p, whole genome shotgun sequence genomic region:
- the EML2 gene encoding LOW QUALITY PROTEIN: echinoderm microtubule-associated protein-like 2 (The sequence of the model RefSeq protein was modified relative to this genomic sequence to represent the inferred CDS: inserted 1 base in 1 codon), whose protein sequence is MLERRALLWQREAGPGXGDRARAGAGGAGGGCGWAMAERGPAFCGLYDTSSLLQYCNDDNLSGTSGMEVDDRVSALEQRLQLQEDELAVLKAALADALRRLRACEEQGAALRARGTPKGRAPPRLGTTASVCQLLKGLPTRTPLNGSGPQRRVGGYATSPSSPKKEATSGRSARRYLSPERLASVRREDPRSRTTSSSSNCSAKKEGKTKEVIFSVEEGSVKMFLRGRPVLMLIPDELAPTYSLDTRSELPSCRFKLDWVYGYRGRDCRANLYLLPTGEIVYFVASVAVLYSLEEQRQRHYLGHNDDIKCLAVHPDMVTIATGQVAGTTKEGKPLPPHVRIWDSVSLSTLHVLGLGVFDRAVCCVGFSKSNGGNLLCAVDESNDHMLSVWDWAKETKVVDSKCSNEAVLVATFHPTDPTVLITCGKSHIYFWSLEGGSLSKRQGLFEKHEKPKYVLCVTFLEGGDVVTGDSGGNLYVWGKGGNRITQAVPGAHDGGVFGLCALRDGTLVSGGGRDRRVVLWGSDYSKLQEVEVPEDFGPVRTVAEGRGDTLYVGTTRNSILQGSVHTGFSLLIQGHVEELWGLATHPSRAQFVTCGQDKLVHLWSAESHQPLWSRIIEDPARSAGFHPSGSVLAVGTVTGRWLLLDTETHDLVAIHTDGNEQISVVSFSPDGAYLAVGSHDNLVYVYTVDQGGRKVSRLGKCSGHSSFITHLDWAQDSSCFVTNSGDYEILYWDPATCKQITTADAVRNMEWATATCVLGFGVFGIWSEGADGTDINAVARSHDGKILASADDFGKVHLFSYPCCQPRALSHKYGGHSSHVTNVAFLWDDSMALTTGGKDTSILQWRVV, encoded by the exons ATGCTGGAACGAAGGGCGTTGCTATGGCAAcgggaggcagggcctg ggggGGACCGGGcccgggctggggctgggggggcCGGCGGTGGCTGTGGCTGGGCGATGGCTGAGCGCGGCCCGGCCTTCTGCGGCCTCTACGACACGTCCTCGCTGCTTCAATACTGCAACG ATGACAATTTATCGGGCACTAGCGGCATGGAGGTGGACGACCGCGTGTCGGCGCTGGAGCAGCGGCTGCAGCTGCAGGAAGACGAGCTGGCGGTCCTAAAGGCGGCGCTGGCTGACGCGCTGCGTCGCCTACGGGCATGCGAAGAGCAGGGCGCTGCACTGCGCGCGCGGGGAACCCCCAAGGGCCGCGCGCCTCCGCGTCTAGGCACCACAGCCTCGG TGTGTCAGCTCTTGAAAGGCCTTCCCACCAGGACGCCCCTCAATGGCTCAGGACCCCAGCGGCGCGTGGGTGGCTATGCCAcgtccccttcctcccccaagAAGGAGGCGACCTCCGGACGTAG TGCCCGCCGCTACTTGTCACCGGAGCGCCTGGCCTCGGTGCGCCGCGAGGACCCCCGCAGCCGCACCACATCCTCTAGCAGCAATTGCAGCGCCAAAAAGGAAGG CAAAACCAAAGAAGTTATCTTCAGCGTGG AGGAGGGCTCCGTGAAAATGTTCCTGAGGGGCCGCCCTGTGCTCATGCTGATCCCAGACGAGCTGGCGCCCACCTACAGCCTGGATACACGCTCAGAGCTGCCTTCCTGCCGATTCAAACTGGACTGGGT CTATGGCTACCGTGGCCGAGACTGCCGCGCCAACCTTTACCTGCTGCCCACAGGGGAGATAGTGTACTTCGTGGCCTCCGTGGCCGTGCTGTACAGCTTAGAGGAGCAGAGGCAGCGGCACTACCTGGGACACAATGATGACATCAAATG CCTGGCGGTCCACCCTGATATGGTCACCATTGCCACTGGACAGGTGGCAGGTACCACTAAGGAGGGGAAG CCACTGCCACCCCATGTGCGcatctgggactcagtttccctctctaCTTTACACGTGCTGGGCCTGGGGGTGTTTGACCGAGCTGTGTGCTGTGTGGGCTTTTCCAAATCG AACGGGGGCAACCTGCTCTGTGCAGTAGACGAATCCAACGATCACATGCTTTCCGTGTGGGACTGGGCCAAGGAGACCAAGGTGGTGGATAGCAAG TGCTCCAACGAGGCCGTGCTGGTAGCCACCTTCCACCCCACAGACCCCACTGTGCTCATCACCTGTGGGAAATCCCACATCTACTTCTGGAGCTTGGAGGGCGGCAGCCTGAGCAAACGGCAGGGCCTCTTTGAG AAACACGAGAAACCGAAGTATGTGCTGTGTGTGACCTTTTTGGAAGGTGGCGATGTGGTCACCGGGgactctggggggaacctctatGTCTGGGGCAAAG GTGGGAACCGCATCACTCAGGCGGTGCCTGGTGCCCATGACGGTGGTGTGTTTGGGCTCTGCGCCCTGCGGGACGGGACGCTGGTGTCCGGAGGGGGCCGTGATCGGCGGGTGGTCCTCTGGGGATCCGACTACAGCAAGCTGCAGGAGGTGGAG GTGCCCGAGGATTTTGGCCCTGTGCGCACCGTGGCGGAGGGCCGGGGAGACACACTGTATGTGGGGACCACCCGCAACTCCATCCTGCAGGGCTCTGTGCACACGGGCTTCTCGCTCCTCATCCAG GGCCACGTGGAAGAGCTGTGGGGCCTAGCCACACACCCCAGCCGGGCACAGTTTGTGACATGTGGGCAGGATAAGCTGGTGCATCTGTGGAGTGCAGAGTCCCACCAGCCCCTGTGGAGCAGGATCATCGAG GACCCTGCCCGCTCTGCTGGCTTCCACCCCAGTGGCTCTGTCCTGGCTGTGGGCACTGTGACTGGCAG ATGGCTGTTGCTGGACACAGAGACCCATGACCTGGTGGCTATCCATACAGACGGCAATGAACAGATCTCAGTGGTCAGCTTCTCCCCAG acgGGGCGTACCTGGCCGTGGGCTCCCACGACAACTTGGTGTACGTGTACACGGTGGACCAAGGCGGCCGCAAGGTCAGCCGCCTGGGCAAGTGCTCG GGCCATTCCAGTTTCATCACCCACCTGGATTGGGCCCAGGACAGCAGCTGCTTTGTCACCAACTCCGGGGACTATGAGATTTTGTACT GGGACCCAGCTACCTGTAAGCAGATCACCACTGCAGATGCTGTTAGGAACATGGAATGGGCCACAGCTACTTGTGTCCTGGGATTTGGGGTGTTCG GGATCTGGTCTGAGGGAGCAGATGGTACTGACATCAACGCCGTGGCTCGCTCCCATGATGGCAAGATACTGGCTTCAGCTGATGACTTTGGCAAAGTCCACCTATTTAGCTACCCTTGCTGTCAGCCTCGA GCCCTCAGCCACAAATACGGTGGACACAGCAGCCATGTGACAAACGTGGCCTTCTTGTGGGATGACAGTATGGCCCTGACCACAGGGGGCAAGGACACCAGCATACTGCAGTGGAGGGTGGTCTGA